A section of the Meles meles chromosome 8, mMelMel3.1 paternal haplotype, whole genome shotgun sequence genome encodes:
- the TLCD5 gene encoding TLC domain-containing protein 5 isoform X2 — MALALCPQVLCSLGGWLSLYISFCRLNKHRSFEWSCRLVTFTHGILSIGLSAYIGFIDGPWPFTHPGSPNTPLQVHVLCLTLGYFIFDLGWCIYFQSEGPLMLAHHTLSILGIIMALVLGESGTEVNAVLFGSEITNPLLQMRWFLRETGHYHSFTGDVVDFLFVALFTGVRIGVGARLLFCELVSPKPKWFVKVGGVAMYTVSWCFMFSIWRFAWRKSIKKYHSWRSRRGEERQLKQNGHLKTH; from the exons ATGGCATTAGCTCTGTGTCCGCAGGTGCTGTGCAGCCTGGGGGGCTGGCTCTCGCTCTACATTTCTTTCTGCCGCCTGAATAAGCACCGAAGCTTTGAGTGGAGCTGCCGGCTGGTGACGTTCACCCACGGAATCCTCTCCATAGGGCTCTCGGCTTATATTGGCTTCATTGATGGCCCCTGGCCTTTTACCCACCCAG GCTCACCCAATACTCCTCTCCAAGTGCACGTTCTGTGTCTCACCTTGGGCTACTTCATCTTCGACTTGGGCTGGTGCATCTACTTCCAGTCCGAGGGGCCCCTGATGCTGGCTCACCACACACTCAGTATCCTGGGCATCATCATGGCCCTGGTGCTCGGGGAGTCAGGCACAGAGGTCAACGCGGTCCTCTTTGGAAGTGAGATCACCAACCCCTTGCTGCAGATGCGCTGGTTTCTCCGAGAAACAGGCCACTACCACAGTTTCACTGGAGATGTGGTGGACTTCCTCTTCGTGGCCCTGTTTACCGGAGTGAGGATTGGTGTAGGAGCTCGCCTCCTTTTCTGTGAACTAGTCTCCCCCAAGCCCAAGTGGTTTGTGAAAGTTGGGGGAGTAGCGATGTACACCGTGTCTTGGTGTTTCATGTTCAGCATCTGGCGTTTTGCGTGGAGGAAAAGCATCAAGAAATACCATTCCTGGAGAAGCAGGCGGGGCGAGGAGCGGCAGCTGAAGCAGAACGGCCATCTCAAAACACACTAG
- the TLCD5 gene encoding TLC domain-containing protein 5 isoform X1 produces the protein MDNYSNRQTNTQTREAASGSHVTTRSHAAISPPPQPGALEEDPPAPFRDLPCPARVLRSVLPATRCPQTPGSSSAAVRASFSLLSPPLPAPGIRALSSGAEAPEASRGARPALCPQVLCSLGGWLSLYISFCRLNKHRSFEWSCRLVTFTHGILSIGLSAYIGFIDGPWPFTHPGSPNTPLQVHVLCLTLGYFIFDLGWCIYFQSEGPLMLAHHTLSILGIIMALVLGESGTEVNAVLFGSEITNPLLQMRWFLRETGHYHSFTGDVVDFLFVALFTGVRIGVGARLLFCELVSPKPKWFVKVGGVAMYTVSWCFMFSIWRFAWRKSIKKYHSWRSRRGEERQLKQNGHLKTH, from the exons ATGGATAATTATtcaaacagacagacaaacacgCAAACAAGGGAGGCAGCCAGCGGGTCTCACGTGACCACTAGGTCACACGCCGctatctcccccccaccccagcctggagCGCTGGAGGAGGACCCTCCGGCTCCCTTTAGAGACCTCCCCTGTCCAGCTCGGGTTCTGCGCTCCGTCCTCCCAGCCACAAGGTGCCCCCAGACCCCCGGCTCCTCTTCCGCCGCCGTCAGAGCATcgttctctctcctctctccgcCGCTTCCTGCTCCGGGGATCCGCGCTCTGAGCTCTGGGGCGGAGGCGCCCGAGGCTTCCCGGGGCGCTCGGCCAG CTCTGTGTCCGCAGGTGCTGTGCAGCCTGGGGGGCTGGCTCTCGCTCTACATTTCTTTCTGCCGCCTGAATAAGCACCGAAGCTTTGAGTGGAGCTGCCGGCTGGTGACGTTCACCCACGGAATCCTCTCCATAGGGCTCTCGGCTTATATTGGCTTCATTGATGGCCCCTGGCCTTTTACCCACCCAG GCTCACCCAATACTCCTCTCCAAGTGCACGTTCTGTGTCTCACCTTGGGCTACTTCATCTTCGACTTGGGCTGGTGCATCTACTTCCAGTCCGAGGGGCCCCTGATGCTGGCTCACCACACACTCAGTATCCTGGGCATCATCATGGCCCTGGTGCTCGGGGAGTCAGGCACAGAGGTCAACGCGGTCCTCTTTGGAAGTGAGATCACCAACCCCTTGCTGCAGATGCGCTGGTTTCTCCGAGAAACAGGCCACTACCACAGTTTCACTGGAGATGTGGTGGACTTCCTCTTCGTGGCCCTGTTTACCGGAGTGAGGATTGGTGTAGGAGCTCGCCTCCTTTTCTGTGAACTAGTCTCCCCCAAGCCCAAGTGGTTTGTGAAAGTTGGGGGAGTAGCGATGTACACCGTGTCTTGGTGTTTCATGTTCAGCATCTGGCGTTTTGCGTGGAGGAAAAGCATCAAGAAATACCATTCCTGGAGAAGCAGGCGGGGCGAGGAGCGGCAGCTGAAGCAGAACGGCCATCTCAAAACACACTAG
- the TLCD5 gene encoding TLC domain-containing protein 5 isoform X3, which yields MLAHHTLSILGIIMALVLGESGTEVNAVLFGSEITNPLLQMRWFLRETGHYHSFTGDVVDFLFVALFTGVRIGVGARLLFCELVSPKPKWFVKVGGVAMYTVSWCFMFSIWRFAWRKSIKKYHSWRSRRGEERQLKQNGHLKTH from the coding sequence ATGCTGGCTCACCACACACTCAGTATCCTGGGCATCATCATGGCCCTGGTGCTCGGGGAGTCAGGCACAGAGGTCAACGCGGTCCTCTTTGGAAGTGAGATCACCAACCCCTTGCTGCAGATGCGCTGGTTTCTCCGAGAAACAGGCCACTACCACAGTTTCACTGGAGATGTGGTGGACTTCCTCTTCGTGGCCCTGTTTACCGGAGTGAGGATTGGTGTAGGAGCTCGCCTCCTTTTCTGTGAACTAGTCTCCCCCAAGCCCAAGTGGTTTGTGAAAGTTGGGGGAGTAGCGATGTACACCGTGTCTTGGTGTTTCATGTTCAGCATCTGGCGTTTTGCGTGGAGGAAAAGCATCAAGAAATACCATTCCTGGAGAAGCAGGCGGGGCGAGGAGCGGCAGCTGAAGCAGAACGGCCATCTCAAAACACACTAG